Proteins found in one Lysinibacillus fusiformis genomic segment:
- the mltG gene encoding endolytic transglycosylase MltG: protein MDNGSKKQEMFSKMQERKSEVKIVRKIVAIIAIVFVLIIGGAGLFGYNYVKGALKPLDPNATKTIAVEVPIGSSLSSISTLLEKKGVIKDARVFKYYAKFKNESQFQAGNYDLTQAMTFDELIESLKTGKVYRKPVFTMTVPEGLTLEQIGKVIEKKTPYTQKEFMDLVTSDTFVQQMMANYPELVTEAVLADNIRYDLEGYFYPATYSYYEEKPSLQAIVEEMIAAMNNVVKNYSDVLAEKQMSVHQLLTFASLLEEEATAQTDRETIASVFYNRINEGMPLQTDPTVLYALGDHKDRVLYEDLEVDNAYNTYKNKGLPPGPIAGAGKTSIEASLNPSQTDYFYFLADKEGVNHFSKTYDEHLQKVEKYLRKEE, encoded by the coding sequence GTGGATAACGGTTCTAAAAAACAAGAAATGTTTTCAAAAATGCAGGAAAGAAAATCTGAGGTAAAAATCGTGAGAAAAATCGTCGCCATTATTGCCATTGTTTTCGTACTTATAATTGGGGGTGCTGGTTTATTTGGGTACAATTATGTGAAGGGTGCACTAAAACCACTAGACCCTAATGCAACGAAGACAATTGCGGTGGAAGTACCAATTGGTTCTAGTTTGTCCTCCATTTCAACACTACTAGAGAAAAAAGGTGTCATAAAAGATGCACGTGTTTTTAAATACTATGCAAAATTTAAAAATGAATCACAATTTCAAGCGGGAAATTATGATTTAACACAGGCAATGACATTTGATGAACTCATTGAAAGCTTGAAAACAGGGAAGGTATATCGTAAGCCTGTCTTTACGATGACAGTACCAGAAGGCTTAACACTTGAACAAATTGGGAAAGTGATTGAAAAGAAAACACCGTACACACAAAAAGAATTTATGGATCTTGTGACGAGTGACACATTTGTTCAACAAATGATGGCTAATTACCCTGAGCTAGTTACAGAGGCCGTTTTAGCTGACAATATTCGCTATGATTTAGAGGGCTATTTCTATCCAGCTACGTATTCTTATTATGAAGAAAAACCATCTTTACAAGCCATTGTAGAAGAGATGATAGCGGCCATGAATAATGTGGTGAAGAACTATAGTGATGTTTTAGCCGAAAAACAAATGTCAGTGCATCAGCTGTTAACGTTTGCCTCATTATTGGAAGAAGAAGCGACTGCTCAAACAGATCGAGAGACTATCGCGAGTGTCTTCTATAATCGAATCAATGAAGGTATGCCTCTACAAACAGACCCAACCGTGTTATATGCACTGGGTGATCATAAAGATCGTGTTCTATATGAAGATTTAGAAGTGGACAATGCCTATAACACTTACAAAAATAAAGGTTTACCACCTGGTCCAATTGCAGGCGCAGGTAAGACTTCGATTGAGGCATCATTAAATCCAAGTCAAACAGATTATTTCTACTTCTTAGCAGATAAAGAGGGTGTCAACCACTTCTCGAAAACATATGATGAACATTTGCAGAAGGTAGAAAAATATTTACGAAAAGAAGAGTAA
- a CDS encoding acyl-CoA dehydrogenase family protein, protein MIDIFIRNEREQRLVQYAQNLAKQIENTANQYDESGEFPFEHFKILEDAGYFRLTVPLKYGGEEISLYEMLLVQEQLARGDASTALSVGWHLLTFLNVREAKTWPEPIFAELCRKAVEEGSLLNIINSERGKGNISRGSLPGTIAKKVPGGYCITGEKAFASLAPILKQFTIIAYLEEENLTAEFLITKNEQVEIVETWDAMGMRATGSHDIIFHDTFVPEAALLYRHRPNEVNRFLADGRVYSLEIPAVYLGVAGAARDYAIDFAKNTYSHSLENTIAHAGHVQQKIGEIEVLYQTARRTLYSIATQVEQNPVLKEQLSESVSIAKYVICNYAIDIVTKAMQVVGGRSLSKENKIQRLFRDVQCSRFNPPADDVVISQLAMGLLVDKKRETFQL, encoded by the coding sequence ATGATTGATATTTTTATTCGAAATGAACGAGAGCAAAGGCTTGTTCAATATGCTCAGAATTTAGCGAAACAAATTGAGAATACAGCTAATCAATATGATGAGAGTGGAGAATTTCCATTTGAGCATTTTAAGATTTTAGAAGATGCAGGTTATTTTCGATTAACAGTGCCTTTAAAATACGGTGGAGAAGAAATTTCTCTATACGAAATGTTATTAGTCCAAGAACAATTAGCTAGAGGTGATGCGTCTACTGCATTATCTGTTGGCTGGCACTTATTGACGTTTTTGAATGTTCGTGAGGCGAAAACATGGCCAGAGCCTATCTTTGCAGAATTATGCCGAAAAGCAGTAGAGGAAGGCTCACTTTTGAATATTATTAACAGTGAACGTGGAAAGGGGAATATTTCTCGAGGGAGTTTACCTGGTACAATCGCTAAAAAGGTACCGGGAGGATATTGCATTACTGGTGAAAAGGCATTTGCTTCATTAGCGCCGATTTTAAAACAATTCACCATTATTGCTTATCTGGAAGAAGAAAATCTAACAGCTGAGTTTCTCATTACTAAAAATGAACAAGTGGAAATTGTTGAAACATGGGATGCGATGGGCATGAGAGCAACGGGCAGTCATGATATTATTTTTCATGACACGTTTGTACCAGAAGCAGCGTTACTTTACAGACATCGTCCAAATGAAGTTAATCGTTTTTTAGCTGATGGTCGCGTGTACTCGTTAGAGATTCCAGCCGTTTATTTAGGGGTGGCAGGAGCAGCAAGAGATTATGCCATTGATTTTGCTAAAAATACGTATTCACATAGCTTAGAAAATACAATCGCTCATGCTGGTCATGTTCAGCAAAAAATTGGTGAAATAGAAGTACTTTATCAAACTGCACGAAGAACATTGTATAGTATTGCAACACAGGTTGAACAAAATCCAGTTCTTAAGGAGCAACTATCGGAGTCTGTTAGTATTGCAAAGTATGTTATTTGTAATTACGCCATTGATATTGTAACAAAAGCTATGCAGGTTGTAGGGGGACGTAGTCTATCTAAAGAAAACAAAATCCAACGTCTATTTAGAGATGTTCAATGTAGCCGCTTTAATCCGCCAGCAGATGATGTGGTTATATCTCAACTTGCGATGGGATTACTTGTCGATAAGAAGCGAGAAACTTTTCAATTATAG